The Aureitalea marina genome includes a window with the following:
- a CDS encoding glycosyltransferase family 2 protein produces MNIPIDVIIPAFNEQEAIPLVIGDIPEFVREIVVIDNGSTDQTAAAAKSAGATVLREDQKGYGYACLKGMDYLRKKSQLPEIVVFLDGDYSDYPEYMDQLITPITTAGKDLVIGARTAQLREAGAMTGPQIFGNWLATNLMKLFFGSTFTDLGPFRAIRYDKLMALKMEDKTYGWTVEMQLKALRQKMNYQEVPVPYRNRIGVSKVSGTVKGAIFAGIKILGWIFKYSLK; encoded by the coding sequence ATGAACATCCCTATTGACGTTATCATCCCTGCTTTCAATGAGCAGGAAGCGATCCCCTTGGTCATAGGAGATATCCCGGAATTTGTTAGGGAGATCGTAGTAATCGATAACGGATCCACTGACCAGACGGCAGCGGCAGCGAAAAGCGCCGGGGCCACTGTGCTCAGGGAAGATCAAAAAGGCTATGGTTACGCCTGCCTTAAGGGGATGGATTACCTACGAAAGAAATCCCAATTACCCGAGATTGTTGTTTTCCTGGATGGAGACTACAGCGATTATCCCGAATACATGGATCAGTTGATAACTCCTATAACTACTGCGGGGAAAGACCTGGTGATTGGGGCACGTACTGCTCAATTGAGGGAAGCAGGTGCTATGACCGGTCCTCAGATCTTTGGAAATTGGCTGGCCACCAATTTGATGAAACTCTTCTTTGGATCGACCTTTACGGACCTGGGACCCTTTCGGGCGATCCGCTATGATAAATTGATGGCCCTGAAGATGGAAGATAAAACTTATGGTTGGACGGTTGAAATGCAACTCAAAGCTTTACGACAAAAGATGAACTACCAGGAAGTTCCGGTCCCCTATCGTAACAGGATTGGGGTTTCTAAAGTATCGGGAACGGTGAAAGGTGCTATCTTTGCCGGTATAAAAATCCTGGGGTGGATCTTTAAGTACAGCTTGAAATGA
- a CDS encoding S8 family peptidase: MKRITTLLLMLICLVASGQELNYMPGEILVQLAPSYSTDQLSLESSEAAIIGQKKVSEVMNIHLITIDRNKLSETEAIAELYKNDQVRIAQLNHKVSLRSVTPDDPLFGNQWQYYQENDRDIDADEAWEISTGGETLNGDIIVAGVVDDGFNVNHPDLNENLFINTKEIPGNGIDDDENGYIDDVNGWNAYNSTGVLQVLSHGTAVYGIIGAKGNNGVGVTGVNWDVKVMPISGSSGNESVVLEAYSYILESRILYNETDGAQGAFVVATNASFGIDFGQPEDSPLWCEMYDTLGQNGILSTGATINGNFDVDEIGDVPTACPSEYLIAVTNTNQSDVKVTQAGYGAETIDLGAPGAGTFTVTTNNYGTFGGTSGATPHVTGTIALLYSAPCQTLADLAMDDPELATRIVRDLVLENVDPNESLEGITTTGGRLNVNNSMVALMDACDTLLGLDDQLPGEDNVLVYPNPARTEITILNPDNRAIERVEIYTLDGKKLETLSLVGERVNVSSLSAGTYVLKIQIAGSSNPIHKMIVKQ, from the coding sequence ATGAAAAGAATTACTACACTACTGTTAATGCTTATCTGCTTGGTAGCAAGCGGACAAGAACTCAATTACATGCCGGGTGAAATCCTGGTGCAATTGGCACCTTCATACTCTACGGATCAACTTAGCCTGGAGTCCAGTGAGGCAGCTATCATTGGTCAAAAGAAGGTTTCAGAGGTGATGAATATTCACCTAATTACCATAGACCGAAATAAATTATCCGAGACCGAAGCCATTGCCGAATTATACAAGAATGACCAGGTCAGGATCGCACAATTAAATCACAAGGTCAGCTTGCGTTCAGTTACTCCAGACGACCCGCTATTTGGCAATCAGTGGCAGTATTACCAGGAGAATGATAGAGATATCGATGCAGATGAAGCCTGGGAGATCAGTACTGGAGGTGAGACGCTTAATGGCGACATCATCGTTGCTGGAGTGGTAGATGATGGTTTCAATGTCAACCACCCGGACCTTAACGAAAATCTCTTCATCAACACCAAAGAGATTCCAGGCAATGGGATTGACGACGACGAGAACGGTTATATTGACGATGTCAATGGCTGGAACGCCTACAACAGCACAGGGGTACTTCAGGTGCTTAGTCATGGTACTGCCGTTTATGGTATCATTGGAGCCAAAGGAAATAATGGCGTTGGTGTGACCGGTGTGAACTGGGACGTAAAGGTGATGCCGATCAGTGGAAGCAGTGGCAACGAATCCGTTGTTCTGGAAGCTTATTCCTATATCCTGGAAAGTCGAATCCTCTACAATGAGACCGATGGTGCACAAGGAGCCTTTGTTGTGGCCACCAATGCCTCTTTCGGAATCGATTTCGGACAGCCGGAAGATTCTCCACTGTGGTGTGAGATGTACGATACGCTTGGGCAGAACGGTATCTTGAGTACCGGAGCCACTATTAACGGTAACTTTGATGTAGATGAAATTGGCGATGTGCCAACCGCCTGTCCAAGTGAATACTTGATCGCCGTAACCAACACCAACCAAAGTGATGTAAAGGTTACTCAGGCCGGTTATGGAGCAGAGACCATTGACCTGGGAGCTCCCGGAGCCGGTACTTTTACTGTAACCACTAATAATTATGGAACTTTTGGTGGAACTTCTGGAGCCACGCCTCATGTAACAGGAACCATCGCACTACTTTATTCAGCACCTTGTCAAACCCTGGCAGACTTGGCCATGGACGACCCTGAATTGGCTACCCGAATTGTACGGGATCTGGTCCTGGAAAATGTAGACCCCAACGAATCCCTGGAGGGAATTACTACCACTGGAGGTCGCTTAAATGTGAACAACAGTATGGTCGCTTTGATGGATGCCTGTGATACCTTGTTGGGCCTTGACGATCAACTTCCTGGTGAAGACAATGTACTGGTCTACCCTAATCCCGCTCGTACGGAGATCACCATTTTGAACCCGGATAACCGGGCTATTGAACGGGTAGAGATCTACACGCTCGACGGAAAAAAATTGGAAACACTAAGCTTGGTTGGAGAGCGAGTTAATGTCTCATCCCTGTCCGCAGGTACTTATGTCTTGAAAATCCAAATCGCCGGAAGTTCCAACCCTATCCACAAAATGATCGTGAAGCAATAG
- a CDS encoding 4Fe-4S binding protein, with protein sequence MIQRNMALTGEPPKALNNLQKLGTLIGLTGLGIVLLAGFNVDFPNKGLWLSLALFGITVGVIVFSYGAYRHTEPGIKNHGVWFKSVSSRGFLGWISGIILTGFYIVLYFYPQYLGLGTDGNNTGIVALFDPLSQLLSGRAASQWFVYGTLYTIAILAFGIKFIWKYRHNRYERLRTISVMFFQTGFAFLIPEFMARLNGNIPYYDLKNVWPLNYYNFEQYRIDGFISAGNLGLAMLIFGVVSILVITPILTYKYGKRWYCSWVCGCGGLAETAGDPFRHLSDKSTRAWKIERWVIHSVLVFVVVMTTAVVSTYLGYDPNKYWLTKGQFLWTVGIFLTVLFSLIWYFKRDELKKDARYGAVGYLVIILALLGIHFSSGNSNIFIFQSETLRSSYGFLIGAIFSGVIGTGFYPIFGSRVWCRFGCPMAAILGLQQRLFSKFRITTNGGQCISCGNCSTYCEMGIDVRAYAQKGENIVRASCVGCGICSAVCPRGVLKLENGPMEGRINPTDVLLGNDVNLMNHLSK encoded by the coding sequence ATGATCCAGCGAAACATGGCCCTTACGGGCGAACCTCCAAAAGCCTTGAACAACCTTCAAAAGCTGGGAACTTTGATCGGACTTACCGGTCTTGGGATCGTGCTGCTGGCAGGTTTCAATGTCGACTTTCCAAATAAGGGACTTTGGCTAAGCCTTGCCCTATTTGGCATCACTGTTGGGGTGATCGTCTTTTCCTATGGTGCGTATCGTCACACTGAACCGGGTATTAAGAACCATGGAGTGTGGTTCAAATCTGTATCCAGCCGAGGATTCCTGGGTTGGATTTCAGGAATCATTTTGACCGGGTTCTACATTGTGCTCTATTTCTATCCACAGTACCTTGGACTGGGAACAGATGGAAACAATACCGGGATAGTAGCCCTATTCGACCCGCTCAGCCAACTTCTCAGTGGTCGTGCAGCAAGTCAGTGGTTTGTATATGGTACCCTGTATACAATTGCTATCCTGGCATTCGGCATCAAATTCATCTGGAAATATCGGCACAATCGGTATGAGCGACTAAGGACTATCTCGGTGATGTTCTTCCAAACCGGATTTGCTTTTTTGATCCCGGAATTCATGGCCAGGCTTAATGGAAACATCCCTTATTATGACTTAAAAAATGTCTGGCCGCTGAATTACTACAACTTCGAACAATACCGAATAGATGGCTTTATCTCTGCCGGAAACCTGGGACTGGCTATGCTGATCTTCGGGGTGGTATCCATACTGGTCATCACACCTATCCTGACCTACAAATACGGTAAGAGGTGGTACTGTTCCTGGGTCTGTGGTTGTGGAGGTTTGGCCGAGACTGCCGGAGATCCCTTCAGACACCTAAGTGATAAAAGTACCAGAGCATGGAAGATCGAACGGTGGGTGATTCACAGTGTATTGGTCTTTGTGGTGGTTATGACAACTGCGGTTGTGAGCACCTATTTGGGATACGACCCCAATAAATACTGGCTCACCAAAGGTCAATTTCTTTGGACCGTGGGAATATTTCTGACTGTCTTATTTAGCTTGATCTGGTATTTCAAACGGGATGAACTGAAAAAAGATGCCCGATATGGGGCTGTGGGTTACCTGGTGATTATACTCGCACTCCTGGGGATCCATTTTTCCAGCGGGAACTCCAACATATTTATCTTTCAATCTGAAACACTGAGAAGCAGTTACGGGTTTTTAATCGGAGCCATCTTCAGTGGTGTGATAGGAACGGGTTTCTACCCCATCTTCGGGAGTCGTGTCTGGTGTAGGTTTGGTTGCCCCATGGCGGCCATCCTAGGTCTGCAACAAAGGCTGTTCTCAAAATTCCGGATAACCACCAATGGCGGACAGTGTATTTCCTGCGGAAATTGTTCTACCTACTGTGAAATGGGAATAGATGTGCGAGCTTATGCCCAGAAAGGAGAGAACATTGTCAGAGCGAGTTGCGTAGGTTGTGGTATTTGTTCGGCTGTATGCCCAAGAGGAGTTCTCAAACTAGAAAATGGTCCAATGGAAGGTCGAATCAATCCAACCGATGTACTTTTAGGCAACGATGTGAACCTGATGAATCACTTGTCAAAATAA
- a CDS encoding NAD(P)/FAD-dependent oxidoreductase: protein MKHIVIIGNGISGVTAARHIRKLSDHKITIISAETDHFFSRTALMYIYMGHMKYEHTKPYEDHFWKKNRIELKRTYVHKINSEKKELECTGGERVAYDELILAVGSKPNKFGWPGQDLEGVQGLYSYQDLEMLERNAHNNKVCKRAVIVGGGLIGIELAEMLHSRGIPVTFLVREKSFWNGVLPDGESAMINRHIEKHHIDLRLGVNLKEICSGGNGRVQSITIAETDEEIPCDLVGLTAGVSPNIDFLKDSAIDLDKGILVDRQLQTNLPCVYAIGDCAQQREAIGNRRPVEAVWYTGRMMGEAVARSICGEPTPYNPGHWFNSAKFFDIEYQTYGWVFSKPRQDETHFHWKHQDDTKCITICTQESTGKFLGINTFGIRMRHEVFDRWLTEERSTDYVVQHLSMANFDPEFFRSMEAAIQQAYQHNLTTSL from the coding sequence ATGAAGCACATCGTCATTATTGGCAACGGAATATCCGGGGTAACAGCCGCCCGGCATATCCGAAAGCTTTCCGATCATAAGATCACTATCATCTCTGCAGAGACAGACCATTTCTTTTCCAGAACGGCACTCATGTACATCTATATGGGGCACATGAAATACGAACATACCAAGCCTTACGAAGATCACTTCTGGAAGAAAAATCGAATAGAGCTAAAGCGAACTTACGTGCACAAAATCAATTCCGAAAAGAAGGAATTGGAATGCACAGGAGGTGAACGGGTTGCCTATGATGAACTGATATTGGCTGTTGGATCAAAGCCGAACAAGTTTGGCTGGCCCGGCCAGGATCTGGAAGGGGTTCAGGGTTTGTACAGTTACCAGGACCTGGAAATGTTGGAACGCAATGCCCATAACAACAAAGTGTGCAAACGGGCCGTAATAGTTGGTGGAGGATTGATCGGTATAGAATTGGCCGAAATGCTTCACAGCAGGGGAATCCCTGTGACATTCCTGGTGCGGGAAAAGAGCTTCTGGAATGGAGTACTGCCCGATGGTGAAAGTGCCATGATCAACCGTCACATCGAAAAACATCATATCGATCTGAGATTAGGTGTCAATCTGAAGGAGATCTGCTCCGGTGGAAATGGCCGTGTGCAGTCCATCACCATAGCCGAGACCGATGAAGAAATTCCCTGTGATCTGGTTGGACTTACCGCCGGCGTATCTCCAAATATTGATTTCTTAAAAGATAGTGCTATCGATCTGGACAAAGGAATATTGGTCGACCGTCAGTTGCAGACCAATCTGCCTTGTGTTTACGCTATCGGGGATTGTGCCCAACAGCGAGAGGCCATCGGGAACCGAAGACCTGTCGAAGCTGTTTGGTATACCGGCCGAATGATGGGAGAAGCCGTAGCCCGGAGCATTTGTGGCGAGCCTACCCCATACAATCCGGGGCATTGGTTTAATAGTGCCAAATTCTTCGACATTGAGTACCAAACATATGGTTGGGTCTTCTCCAAACCCAGGCAGGACGAAACACATTTTCATTGGAAACACCAAGACGACACCAAGTGCATTACTATCTGCACCCAGGAATCCACGGGAAAATTTCTAGGGATCAACACCTTTGGAATCAGAATGCGCCACGAAGTCTTTGACCGGTGGTTGACCGAGGAGCGGTCTACGGACTATGTTGTTCAACATCTGTCTATGGCCAATTTCGATCCCGAATTCTTCCGCAGCATGGAAGCTGCCATTCAGCAAGCCTATCAACACAATCTAACAACGAGTTTATGA
- a CDS encoding glycoside hydrolase family 113 encodes MLLGCATQKTKINGVSFVASRDQVEQRNVEPLVGLHANFASVMPFGFLRSKDNPNIIYNTERQWFGETRAGARQYIEVLKSNEISIMLKPQIWIWQGEFTGYITMKTEDDWQTLESSYRKFILDFAQLAEETGVEIFCIGTELEQFIMNRPEFWTSLIDEVRQVYTGQLTYAANWDEYKRVPFWSQLDYIGIDAYFPVSDSQTPSVAEARDGWQNWKSEMQDVSSAADRPVVFTEYGYRSMDYSGKEPWNSDWTISKVNLQAQTQTTQALFQEIWEEDWFSGGFVWKWFINHQESGGPDNAQFTPQNKPVEAVIREQYSRN; translated from the coding sequence ATGCTTCTTGGTTGTGCCACGCAGAAAACCAAGATCAATGGCGTAAGCTTTGTAGCTTCTCGCGACCAAGTAGAACAAAGGAACGTAGAACCATTGGTTGGACTACATGCAAATTTTGCATCGGTCATGCCATTTGGTTTCCTGCGGTCCAAAGACAATCCAAACATTATTTACAACACCGAAAGGCAGTGGTTTGGAGAAACAAGAGCAGGGGCCAGGCAGTACATTGAGGTGCTTAAAAGCAACGAGATTTCGATCATGCTTAAACCCCAAATTTGGATATGGCAGGGCGAATTTACTGGCTATATCACAATGAAAACCGAAGATGATTGGCAAACACTGGAAAGTAGTTACCGAAAGTTCATCCTGGACTTTGCCCAATTGGCAGAGGAGACAGGCGTGGAGATCTTCTGTATTGGTACCGAATTGGAACAGTTTATCATGAACAGACCAGAATTTTGGACATCACTGATCGACGAAGTTCGCCAGGTCTATACAGGTCAATTGACCTATGCCGCCAATTGGGATGAATACAAGAGAGTCCCATTTTGGTCGCAATTGGACTATATCGGTATAGACGCTTATTTCCCGGTCTCAGATTCTCAAACTCCCTCAGTAGCGGAGGCCCGCGATGGTTGGCAGAACTGGAAAAGTGAGATGCAGGATGTTTCTTCTGCTGCCGATCGTCCTGTTGTGTTCACCGAATACGGTTATCGCAGTATGGATTATTCCGGTAAGGAACCCTGGAACAGTGACTGGACCATTAGTAAGGTCAATCTCCAGGCCCAGACCCAAACTACCCAGGCCCTCTTCCAGGAGATCTGGGAGGAGGACTGGTTCTCTGGGGGATTCGTATGGAAATGGTTCATCAATCATCAAGAATCCGGAGGACCGGATAATGCTCAGTTTACTCCTCAAAACAAACCTGTTGAAGCCGTGATTCGGGAACAGTACAGCCGGAATTGA
- a CDS encoding POTRA domain-containing protein yields MKHLFYTFLLVCVCQTAISQTVEEILVENNKKTRTSFIRKISSVRKGITLDSTQLDEDVRRLKQLPGIAHAYYKVNRTTSGNVEVVFGVEENFTIIPSANFYTTNDDEFAYRLGLYEFNALGRNIIVGGYFQRDIFNSFGLGLRAPYLFSRKLGISVFYQDLTTLEPVFLDQGAADYRYNNTGIEVLGLYEPSLRHRISAGVNFFAEDYSYLEGATDPDVPQGLNVDKVLFKGIYEYNKVDFYYYLLNGFKNELNLQYVISSDQVLPDFFIWRNDFIYYKRVGEKGNWANRLRIGLATNSDSPFAPFAVDNNLNIRGVGNTIDRGTGSIVLNTEFRYTLFEKKWFVLQGNAFIDSGSWRNPGGDLSDFGDNQNLRVYPGLGVRFIHKFIFNTVFRIDYGYGITKDATRGFVFGIGQYF; encoded by the coding sequence TTGAAGCATCTTTTTTACACTTTTTTATTGGTCTGTGTATGTCAGACGGCTATTAGTCAGACCGTCGAGGAGATCCTCGTAGAAAATAACAAGAAGACCAGAACGTCCTTTATTCGGAAGATATCCTCCGTTAGGAAAGGAATAACCTTGGATTCAACTCAATTGGACGAAGATGTTAGAAGACTGAAGCAATTACCTGGAATAGCACACGCTTACTACAAGGTCAACAGAACGACTTCGGGAAATGTAGAGGTTGTCTTCGGGGTAGAAGAGAATTTCACCATCATCCCTTCAGCCAACTTCTACACCACTAACGACGATGAATTTGCTTATCGCTTGGGCCTTTACGAGTTCAATGCTTTGGGGCGAAACATCATAGTTGGAGGGTACTTTCAACGAGATATCTTCAATTCTTTTGGTCTAGGACTCCGAGCACCCTATTTGTTCTCTCGCAAGTTGGGGATCTCGGTTTTCTATCAGGATCTTACCACCTTGGAACCAGTATTCCTGGATCAGGGAGCAGCAGATTACCGGTATAACAATACAGGAATTGAAGTACTCGGATTGTACGAACCTTCACTGAGGCACCGCATTTCTGCCGGGGTCAATTTCTTTGCCGAGGACTATTCGTATTTGGAAGGAGCTACAGACCCCGACGTTCCTCAAGGTCTGAACGTAGACAAGGTCTTGTTCAAGGGGATCTATGAGTACAACAAGGTGGATTTCTATTACTACCTGCTTAACGGATTCAAAAATGAGCTAAACCTCCAATATGTGATCAGTTCTGACCAGGTCCTTCCCGATTTCTTTATCTGGCGAAACGACTTTATCTACTACAAGCGGGTAGGCGAAAAGGGCAATTGGGCCAACCGCCTTCGCATTGGTTTGGCCACCAATTCCGATTCTCCCTTTGCTCCCTTTGCTGTAGACAATAACCTGAATATCCGGGGGGTGGGAAACACCATCGATAGAGGAACCGGTTCTATCGTCCTCAATACCGAGTTCCGATACACCCTTTTCGAAAAGAAGTGGTTTGTCCTGCAGGGCAATGCCTTTATCGATTCCGGAAGTTGGCGTAATCCGGGAGGGGACCTCAGTGATTTTGGCGATAATCAAAACCTCCGCGTCTATCCCGGTTTAGGGGTTCGTTTTATCCATAAGTTTATCTTCAATACTGTTTTCCGCATCGATTATGGCTACGGAATTACCAAGGATGCCACACGTGGATTTGTCTTCGGGATCGGCCAGTACTTCTGA
- a CDS encoding YceI family protein, whose translation MKKSILFILIVPFSLLAQHLEVATPTQISWQGKAAYSSYSPEGSLQLLSGRLSLKDGVIDTLNIVIDMRSLQQENQQLRDHLRDADFFDVERFPVATFILTEPLKQATGEVELVGNLTIKGNTKEERIKANISESSQGLSLQFEHQMDRTEYGVTFNSPSFFENLKDQAIDDHFSLKGTIQFTSR comes from the coding sequence ATGAAAAAGTCTATCCTATTTATTTTGATTGTCCCATTTAGCCTTTTGGCTCAACACTTAGAAGTCGCAACTCCAACCCAGATCAGCTGGCAGGGAAAGGCGGCTTATAGTTCTTATTCACCCGAAGGCAGCTTACAACTTCTATCCGGAAGGCTTAGCCTGAAGGACGGAGTAATTGACACCCTGAACATTGTGATCGATATGCGATCGCTACAACAGGAGAACCAACAGTTGAGAGATCATTTACGCGATGCGGATTTCTTTGACGTGGAACGCTTCCCGGTAGCCACTTTCATCTTGACTGAGCCTTTAAAGCAGGCAACTGGAGAGGTGGAACTGGTCGGAAATCTGACCATCAAAGGCAACACAAAAGAAGAGCGAATTAAAGCCAATATCTCGGAGAGTTCCCAAGGCCTCAGCCTGCAATTTGAACACCAAATGGACCGAACCGAATACGGGGTCACTTTCAATTCGCCATCCTTTTTCGAGAATCTTAAAGACCAGGCCATAGACGATCATTTCAGTCTAAAGGGAACCATCCAATTTACCTCCCGCTAG
- a CDS encoding helix-turn-helix domain-containing protein, with protein METATILILIVLGAGALQGVIYGSILWRNHSIHRLSFRFLAGILLFFSYRLIVEILHYLGWGTYEDPLYYILLEFNWIYGALIYFFVRTYVNPAYQWQKKDWIHFIPVGIETVWSFFIKAQNFYWDGTRESLSWLGYWGYVIWVHHPTMILVSAGLIIYYGIQCWRLLNNPPDVHGYKLIPHSIQWIKRVIIVLMAFTILFMGITLIDWLFFDFAFNTFNLPIFIGMAAITYWLGLEGFSRRNTPAFKVVDLPSDEEMKELQTLSKRLDKAMKEDQLYKNPNLHLRELAQQLQVKPYILTRLFSVVLNTKFNDYINGYRLDALKELMKDPDNKKLTLLSLAFEVGFNSKASFNRATVKLTGRSPKHLLDE; from the coding sequence ATGGAGACAGCGACCATTCTAATCTTGATCGTCTTGGGTGCCGGGGCATTGCAAGGCGTGATCTATGGTTCTATACTCTGGAGAAACCACAGCATTCATCGGCTGTCCTTTCGTTTCCTGGCTGGTATCCTCTTATTCTTTTCATATAGACTCATCGTCGAAATCCTGCATTATCTAGGATGGGGAACCTATGAAGACCCCTTGTATTATATCCTTCTTGAATTCAACTGGATCTATGGGGCCTTGATCTACTTCTTTGTGCGCACTTATGTGAATCCCGCCTACCAATGGCAAAAAAAGGACTGGATCCATTTTATCCCGGTCGGTATAGAGACCGTCTGGAGTTTCTTTATTAAGGCACAGAATTTTTATTGGGATGGCACTAGAGAGAGTTTATCCTGGTTGGGATACTGGGGCTATGTGATCTGGGTGCATCACCCAACCATGATTTTGGTCTCTGCCGGATTAATCATCTATTACGGCATTCAGTGCTGGAGACTGCTAAATAACCCACCTGATGTCCATGGATATAAACTCATCCCTCATAGCATACAATGGATAAAACGGGTGATCATTGTGCTGATGGCATTCACGATATTGTTCATGGGAATCACCTTGATCGACTGGCTGTTTTTCGATTTCGCATTCAATACCTTTAACCTTCCAATTTTTATTGGCATGGCGGCCATTACCTATTGGTTAGGCCTGGAAGGATTTTCCAGGCGAAACACACCGGCCTTTAAAGTAGTGGACCTGCCTTCCGATGAGGAAATGAAAGAACTCCAAACCCTTTCCAAACGCCTGGACAAGGCCATGAAGGAAGACCAGTTGTACAAGAATCCAAACCTCCACCTCAGAGAATTAGCACAACAACTGCAGGTGAAGCCGTACATACTCACCCGACTGTTCTCAGTGGTATTAAATACCAAGTTCAATGACTACATCAATGGTTATCGCCTTGATGCGCTGAAGGAATTAATGAAAGATCCTGATAACAAAAAACTCACCCTGCTAAGCCTGGCCTTTGAGGTAGGTTTTAATTCCAAAGCTTCCTTTAATCGGGCTACCGTGAAGCTGACTGGAAGATCACCTAAACATCTTCTGGACGAATAA
- a CDS encoding glycosyltransferase has translation MLSVVVPILNEAETILGLLHQLRNASSSVQQEVILVDGGSEDGTTVLVQNYLKNNPELDIRLLRSQRGRARQMNLGARVAKFPILYFLHADSTLPSAFEQLIVSAWEAGKRAGCFRMRFDKSHPVLGFSQWFTRFNHPMFRGEISPYL, from the coding sequence ATGCTTTCTGTTGTTGTCCCCATACTGAACGAAGCCGAAACCATCCTGGGATTGCTGCATCAACTTCGAAATGCCTCTTCCAGCGTGCAACAAGAGGTGATACTTGTGGACGGGGGTAGTGAAGACGGGACCACGGTCCTGGTCCAGAATTATCTTAAGAATAATCCCGAGCTTGATATTCGGTTGCTGCGCTCGCAGCGCGGAAGGGCAAGGCAAATGAACCTGGGCGCGAGAGTTGCCAAGTTCCCGATACTGTATTTCTTGCATGCGGATTCCACACTTCCCTCCGCATTTGAACAGTTGATCGTTTCAGCATGGGAAGCTGGTAAAAGAGCAGGGTGTTTCCGAATGCGTTTTGACAAGAGCCACCCGGTGCTTGGTTTTTCGCAGTGGTTCACTCGTTTTAATCACCCCATGTTCCGGGGGGAGATCAGTCCTTATTTGTAG
- a CDS encoding DUF547 domain-containing protein, with amino-acid sequence MKNLMIIGLLVLSMTLSGHMMAQHTEKGQAPNHDQWTALLQKHVDAAGWVNYTGFVEDRDALKIYLDLLQKTPPGDHWSREDKLAYYINVYNAYTVELILQNYPLKSIKEINAPWNQKIVRLGEDELSLNDVEHEILRKMDEPRIHFAINCASVSCPRLLNEAFTPNKLEAQLDQLTREFLNSDKNQYEGKKARISQIFKWFTKDFQVDGKKNVIGFINPYLETPLDPKTKIAYLEYDWNLNELR; translated from the coding sequence ATGAAAAATTTGATGATAATTGGACTACTTGTCCTGAGTATGACCTTGTCCGGCCATATGATGGCCCAACATACTGAGAAAGGGCAGGCTCCCAATCACGATCAGTGGACCGCCCTGTTACAAAAGCATGTGGATGCTGCGGGATGGGTTAATTATACCGGTTTTGTTGAAGATCGAGATGCGTTGAAAATCTATCTGGATCTACTCCAAAAAACACCTCCTGGAGATCACTGGTCCAGGGAAGATAAATTAGCCTATTACATCAATGTCTACAATGCCTACACAGTCGAGTTGATCCTTCAGAACTATCCCTTAAAAAGCATCAAAGAGATCAATGCTCCCTGGAATCAAAAAATCGTCCGCTTGGGAGAGGATGAGCTTAGCTTGAACGACGTTGAGCACGAAATTTTGAGAAAGATGGACGAACCACGTATCCATTTTGCCATTAATTGTGCTTCTGTCTCCTGTCCCAGATTGCTGAACGAGGCTTTTACACCAAACAAGTTGGAGGCGCAATTGGATCAATTGACCAGGGAATTCCTGAACAGCGATAAGAACCAATACGAGGGAAAGAAGGCCAGGATCTCCCAGATCTTTAAATGGTTCACCAAGGACTTCCAGGTGGATGGTAAAAAGAATGTGATCGGTTTTATTAACCCTTACCTGGAAACACCCTTGGACCCAAAGACCAAGATCGCTTATTTGGAATACGACTGGAACCTAAATGAGCTGCGCTAG